The Candidatus Methylomirabilota bacterium genome segment CTCCCTCCCTACCACGATATGGGGCTCATTGGCGGGCTCCTGCAGCCGATCTACGTCGGGTTCCCGGTCTTCGCGATGTCGCCGCTCCACTTCCTCCAGCGACCGCTGCGCTGGCTCGATGCCATCTCGCGTTACCGGGGGACCACGAGCGGGGGCCCGAACTTCGCCTTCGAGCTGTGCGTGCGACGGACGACTGCCGAGCAGCGAGCCTCTCTCGACCTCCGAAGCTGGGAGACCGCCGTCGTCGCGGCCGAGCCGGTCAACGCCGCGACTCTAGAACGCTTCATATCGGCGTTCGCCCCGTGCGGGTTCCGGCCGGCCGTCTTTCGTCCCTCCTACGGTCTTGCCGAGGCGACACTCATGGTCACCTCGCGTGTCGGGTCACATGTGCTCGACGGCCGCGAGCGGGCTCTCGTGAGCTGCGGCAAAGCCCGGCCCGGGCAACAGGTGGTGATCGTCGAGCCGGAGTCCAGAGCTCCCTGCCCTCCCGATGCAGTGGGCGAGATCTGGGTGGCGGGGCCGAGTGTGGCCCGCGGGTACTGGAACCGTCCCGAGGAGACCGAGGTGACGTTCGAGGGCCGTCTCGCGACCACCGGAGAAGGGCCCTTTCTCCGCACCGGCGACCTGGGGTTCGTGCGCGACGGCGAGCTGTTCGTCACCGGACGGTTGAAGGATCTCGTCATCATCCGCGGTCGAAACCACTATCCCGACGATATCGAATGGACAGTTGCCCGCAGCCATCCATCGTTGCGCGCCGGGAGCGGTGCGGCGTTCTCTGTCGTCTCGGACGGAGAGGAGCAGCTGATCGTCGCGCAGGAGATCGACCGCGAGGACCGGCAGCCGGACGTCGACGCGATCATCGACGCCATCCGATGCGCGGTGATGGAGCGCCACAACGTGCGCGTCGCGTCCGTGCTGCTGGTGCGGGCGGGAAAACTTCCACGAACCACGAGCGGTAAGATCCAGCGCTTCGCCTGCCGGAACGACTACCTCTCCGGAGCCCTTGCCGGGCATCGCCGGGACCTCACGGCTTCGGCCTCGGATCGCGCATGAGCCCCGGGCCCGCCGAGCGCGCAGTCGGAGCGGTGCACGCCAGGTTGGTCTCTCTCGTCGCCGAGGCGCTTGGCGTAGCTCCCGAGACCATCTCGATCAAGCGGCCGCTGCGCGACTACGGGTTCGACTCGCTGGCGGCCGTGACGCTCACTGCCGATCTCGAGGACTGGCTGGGACGTCCGGTGGACCCGGCGCTCCTCATGGACTATCCGACCATCGAGGCGCTGGCCGGCTTCCTGGCATGCGAGACGAGCGGTCCATCTGCCCCCGACGAGGTCCCACCTGAGCACAATCACTTCGAGCTGTTCCCAGAGTATCTGGCGCTGCGGGACCGGTTCGACAGGCTCCAGAACCTGGGCCTCGCCAACCCCTTCTTCAGAGTGCACGAAGGGATCGCCCGCGATACCGTGGTCATCGGCGGACGTCGGCTCATCAACTTCTCCAGCTACAACTATCTCGGAATGTCCGGGGACCCCGTCGTCTGCCGGGCCGCCAAGGCCGCCATCGACGCGTATGGCACCTCCGTCTCGGCCAGCCGCATCGTCGCCGGTGAACGGCCGCTCCATCGAGAGCTCGAGCGCGAGCTCGCAACCCTGCTCGGCACCGAAGACTGCGTCGTCCACGTCAGCGGTCACGCCACCAACGTCGCCACCATTGGATACCTGCTCCGGCCGCGGCCGCGCGACCTCATCCTATACGACGCGCAGAGCCACAACAGCCTCGTCCAGGGAGGTCTGGTCTCACGCGCCGCGCGCCGGGCGTTCCCGCACAACGACTGGGAAGCGCTCGACTCGCTGCTGTCGAGCCTCCGCGGCCGTCACGAACGGGTGCTGGTGGCGCTCGAGGGCGCCTACAGCATGGAGGGCGATGTCCCCGATCTGCCGAACTTCATTGCCGTGGTCAAGCGCCGCCGAGCGTTTCTCATTGTCGACGAAGCCCATTCGATGGGAGTTCTCGGCGCACACGGCCGGGGCGTCGGCGAGCACTTCAAGGTCGATCCGAACGACGTCGACCTGTGGATGGGCACGCTCAGCAAGGCGTTCGCAAGCTGTGGCGGGTACATCGCCGGCCGGCATGCGGTCGTCGAGCACCTCAAGTACCTGGCGCCCGGCTTCCTCTTCAGTGTGGGAATGTCGCCCCCCGATGCCGGCGCCGCGCTGGCTGCCATCCGGCTGATGCGGGCCGAGCCCGAGCGGGTCGCTCGGCTTCACGCCAACATCCGCCTGTTCCGCGAGCTCGCCCGAGCCCACGGTCTCGACACCGGCAGTAGTGGCGAGTCCGCCGTCGTGCCGGTCATGGTCGGTGACGACCTGCGGTGCATCGCGCTCTCCGAGGCGCTCTTTCGCCGCGGCATCAGTGTCATGCCGGTCATCCCGCCGGCCGTCCATGACCACCGCGCCCGCCTGCGGTTTTTCGTGACCAGCACGCACAGCGACGAGCAGATCCGCGTCACGGTCGCCACGGTCGCTCAAGAGCTCTCCTGCCTGGGGCGGAGCTAGCGTGGCCGGCTTCATCGGGCAGCACGCGATCATTACCGGGGGCTCGAGCGGCATCGGCAGGGCCACGGCCGTGCGGCTCGCACGAGAGGGCGCGCACGTCACGATCGTGGCGAGGGGTCGGATCCGGCTCGACGAGGCGAGCGCGGCGATCGCCGCCGCGCGGATCGCGCCCGAGCAGCGAGTCGTCGCGCTCGTCGCCGACGTCACCAAGCGGGAACAGATCGCCTCGGCCGTCACGGCCTGCATCGAGGAAATCGGTCCGCCGGACATCCTGATGACGTCGGCCGGTATTGCCCACTGCGACTACTTCCGGGCTGTGCCGCCCGAGGCCTTCGAGCGCGCGATGGCGACGAACTATTTCGGGACGCTGTACGCGATCCACGCGGCGCTCCCGGCCATGGAGCCGCGGCGGCGGGGCCATCTCGTCCTCATGTCGTCGGGCGCCGGGCTGGTCGGCCTCTACGGGTACGCGGCCTACAGTCCGACCAAGTTCGCCGTCCGCGGCCTCGGCGAATCGCTGCGGGCCGAGCTCAGGCCGCGTGGCATCCACGTCTCGATCGTGTACCCCCCGGACACCGAAACGCCCCAGCTCGATCAGGAGCGGCGCACCAAGCCGCTCGAGACGCAGATGATCAGCAGCCGGGCCAAGACGTGGAGCGCGGACGGCGTGGCCCGGACCATCGTGCGCGGCATCCAGCGGGAGGCGTTCACGATCACCCCGGGCCTGGAAATGACTCTCCTGGCCCGCTTACACAGCGTCCTCGCCCCCGGGCTGAACTGGTACTTCGACCGGTTGGTGGCTCGCGCGCGACGCTAGCGCTATGGGCGAAGACCACACCCTCGAAATCCGCGTGGCCGATTGGCCGCCGGCGAATGCGGGGAAAGCCCGGCTCTTGAACAATCCGCATCTGGAGCGTCTGACTCGGGTTCATCCGGCCGTTCCGTCCGTGCTCTTTCTCCCCGTCATCATGGCTATGCTCTGGCGTTTCGCCTCCGACGACGCGCCGCTCGGCGGAATGCTGATCGCAGTGCTGGCCGGCCTGGTCTCGTGGACGCTGACCGAGTACACAATCCACCGAGGTCTGTTCCACCTGCGGCCGCGGCACCGCGTCGGCCGCGCGCTCGCCCATCTCGTGCATGGCGTGCATCACGCTTATCCGTCCGACCCTGGTCGGCTCGTCATGCCGCCCATGGTGAGCGTACCCTTGGCCGTGGTGTTCTATGCTCTGTTCGTGGCCGCGGCCGGCCAGCCGCTTGGCGAGGCATTGTATGCCGGGTTCGTGGCCGGCTACGTCGCGTATGACACAATTCACTACGTCGTG includes the following:
- a CDS encoding fatty acyl-AMP ligase — translated: MVTPADVSAVSRANRSETWVDVIRNRTQHRPERVVYTFLVDGESRESRLPYQELERHARAIAATLQQSLSPGDRALLLYSPGLDYVAAFFGCLYSGVAAVPAWPPHPARLELTLPRLRSIVADVKPGVVLTDSAGLGLAEVMIRNAPEFGLLQWVATDSLDLEAASAWRDPEVSADSVALVQYTSGSTAAPKGVALTHGNLLHNSAIVRDTLGHSAETVGMIWLPPYHDMGLIGGLLQPIYVGFPVFAMSPLHFLQRPLRWLDAISRYRGTTSGGPNFAFELCVRRTTAEQRASLDLRSWETAVVAAEPVNAATLERFISAFAPCGFRPAVFRPSYGLAEATLMVTSRVGSHVLDGRERALVSCGKARPGQQVVIVEPESRAPCPPDAVGEIWVAGPSVARGYWNRPEETEVTFEGRLATTGEGPFLRTGDLGFVRDGELFVTGRLKDLVIIRGRNHYPDDIEWTVARSHPSLRAGSGAAFSVVSDGEEQLIVAQEIDREDRQPDVDAIIDAIRCAVMERHNVRVASVLLVRAGKLPRTTSGKIQRFACRNDYLSGALAGHRRDLTASASDRA
- a CDS encoding aminotransferase class I/II-fold pyridoxal phosphate-dependent enzyme; the encoded protein is MSPGPAERAVGAVHARLVSLVAEALGVAPETISIKRPLRDYGFDSLAAVTLTADLEDWLGRPVDPALLMDYPTIEALAGFLACETSGPSAPDEVPPEHNHFELFPEYLALRDRFDRLQNLGLANPFFRVHEGIARDTVVIGGRRLINFSSYNYLGMSGDPVVCRAAKAAIDAYGTSVSASRIVAGERPLHRELERELATLLGTEDCVVHVSGHATNVATIGYLLRPRPRDLILYDAQSHNSLVQGGLVSRAARRAFPHNDWEALDSLLSSLRGRHERVLVALEGAYSMEGDVPDLPNFIAVVKRRRAFLIVDEAHSMGVLGAHGRGVGEHFKVDPNDVDLWMGTLSKAFASCGGYIAGRHAVVEHLKYLAPGFLFSVGMSPPDAGAALAAIRLMRAEPERVARLHANIRLFRELARAHGLDTGSSGESAVVPVMVGDDLRCIALSEALFRRGISVMPVIPPAVHDHRARLRFFVTSTHSDEQIRVTVATVAQELSCLGRS
- a CDS encoding SDR family oxidoreductase; its protein translation is MAGFIGQHAIITGGSSGIGRATAVRLAREGAHVTIVARGRIRLDEASAAIAAARIAPEQRVVALVADVTKREQIASAVTACIEEIGPPDILMTSAGIAHCDYFRAVPPEAFERAMATNYFGTLYAIHAALPAMEPRRRGHLVLMSSGAGLVGLYGYAAYSPTKFAVRGLGESLRAELRPRGIHVSIVYPPDTETPQLDQERRTKPLETQMISSRAKTWSADGVARTIVRGIQREAFTITPGLEMTLLARLHSVLAPGLNWYFDRLVARARR
- a CDS encoding sterol desaturase family protein — protein: MGEDHTLEIRVADWPPANAGKARLLNNPHLERLTRVHPAVPSVLFLPVIMAMLWRFASDDAPLGGMLIAVLAGLVSWTLTEYTIHRGLFHLRPRHRVGRALAHLVHGVHHAYPSDPGRLVMPPMVSVPLAVVFYALFVAAAGQPLGEALYAGFVAGYVAYDTIHYVVHTQPARARWLTALQRNHMRHHFDRHDRRFGVSTTLWDHVFRTR